In Chrysoperla carnea chromosome 2, inChrCarn1.1, whole genome shotgun sequence, the following proteins share a genomic window:
- the LOC123292089 gene encoding nose resistant to fluoxetine protein 6-like, with protein sequence MKVFCISFIIVDHLIGTAGSGMVKNVRYVEEFYRSLGGIFFFHGDVFVDTFFMISGLLVTYCLLVQFQKKFLNPLLLVFLRYIRLTPLYAVTLFYYATLFYKSGSGPQWDLMIRAERDYCRESWWTNMLYISNYVKTDKMCMIHTWYLPCDMHYFIFAIFLVLLLHKNQKAGLFAICITTIVSVVIPFTITYIYEHEALLHFYPEFLRDPRNNDVFSELYSKTHTRATSYLIGMIVGFILFKTRKSTHKLSQLSTICYFCASIIMMGIGMVSGYIFYIPGLPYNAFVAATYAAFHRLIWAVGNSVFILTLGFGKMPIVSRLLTSNVLLPVSKLTYGCYLVHMIFLISAVASNAQLSTLTFSYTAIRAVSFIIASFTTALVGYLLVEAPMRGMTKEFLLPSKIKQEIEKKVENAETYPKSVFTIKTTL encoded by the exons ATGAAAGTATTTTGTATCAGTTTTATTATCGTTGATCATTTAATTGGCACAGCTGGTTCTGGtatggtaaaaaatgttcgttatgTTGAAGAG TTTTACCGATCACTTGGTGGTATTTTCTTTTTCCACGGTGATGTTTTTGTGGATACATTTTTCATGATCAGCGGTTTATTGGTAACATATTGTTTATTAGTACAATTccagaagaaatttttaaacccTTTGCTCTTAGTATTCTTAAGATATATTCG ATTAACGCCATTGTATGCAGTAACACTTTTCTACTACGCaacattgttttataaaagtGGCAGTGGGCCACAATGGGATTTAATGATCCGTGCTGAAAGAGATTATTGTCGTGAAAGTTGGTGGAcgaatatgttatatattagtAATTATGTGAAAACTGATAAAATG TGTATGATTCATACTTGGTATTTACCATGTGatatgcattattttatttttgcaatatttttggtacttttattgcataaaaatcaaaaagctGGTCTTTTTGCCATTTGTATTACAACAATCGTTTCAGTAGTTATACCATTTACTATAACATACATCTATGAACATGAAGCATTGTTACATTTTTATCCAGA atttctaCGTGATCCCCGCAACAATGATGTGTTTTCGGAGTTATATAGTAAAACGCACACAAGAGCTACATCATATTTAATTGGAATGATTGttggttttatattatttaaaacacgaAAAAGTACTCATAAATTATCTCAg ctgTCCACAATTTGCTACTTTTGTGCGTCAATTATCATGATGGGAATTGGTATGGTTAGTGGTTACATATTTTACATACCTGGCTTACCATATAATGCATTTGTAGCTGCAACGTATGCTGCGTTTCATAGATTAATATGGGCTGTCGGCAATTCTGTGTTCATTTTAACATTAGGTTTTGGAAAAATGC cTATTGTTAGCAGATTATTGACATCAAATGTTTTGCTACCAGTAAGTAAATTGACATACGGCTGCTATCTGGTTcacatgatatttttaatatccgCCGTTGCATCAAACGCTCAATTAAGTACATTAACGTTTTCGTACACG gcGATTCGTGCGGTTAGCTTTATCATTGCATCATTTACCACAGCACTTGTAGGTTACTTACTGGTTGAAGCGCCAATGAGAGGCATGACAAAGGAGTTTTTATTACCATCAAAAATCAAGCAAGAAATTGAGAAGAAAGTCGAGAATGCAGAAACATATCCAAAAAGTGTCTTTACGATTAAAACTACTTTATAA